The proteins below come from a single Roseiflexus sp. RS-1 genomic window:
- a CDS encoding tetratricopeptide repeat protein, producing the protein MKWHQIVARRFDPRAWMITRELTNMAGSRVSPITATYATLALLVVASIALRLWFISVNPLDPRYSNADDGDYYRRALRFAVTGAYVDDAWLIRPPLHVFFFAFWLRVALILGVPQLGLLFIQLAQTALAAVMTLIGFGLARRLFASMRAGLLFAGFLALWYPLIEQTTVLFSEHLYLFFFLLHLWLLVRYDQEERLRDLALAGAALGAAALTRSPALYAVVFVVGWLVVRAATSGAASRWQATKGALKPALLVVAACLAIVAPWTARNYLTYGHLIPVDTLGQINLWLDLDDMARRNANIDTLQLLPQSERHIYALERAREILAADPLRPFRSMWDTFRHIWKAQFIEDYFVKRGFFTRPLRETAPLGLIGDLMWLACTVTGFVGLAGRVREGIHFRLFFLAWIGYSLLTVLIFHVEPRYLLPLWMMIALYGAGMLGAPWNRVRWTPHLAVQVVVVAAFFWLLLTYRDYPAIIASGIARERAMITGMSAYRSGDYSAAERAFRVALTAQPNFVDAQVHLALALKAQGRYEEALASLQRKSSRRAELVFGVLLREIGIPMQAAPILTYIEMTAGEAIQQWALEWLRPPPVDILVVGNGLDIGYLAGFSPAEQGAIGGFRWLEGQGVLVLPLAEPLRDDAVLLLSMTGGEAEATTPLTVRIGDGAAWSVPVVRGEWRRYHLLVPSEHVTDQRIVIELSAPTFVPARLDPASNDARALSLRLSRVQVR; encoded by the coding sequence ATGAAATGGCATCAGATAGTGGCGCGGCGTTTCGATCCACGCGCCTGGATGATAACCCGCGAGTTAACCAATATGGCGGGATCACGTGTATCGCCGATCACAGCGACATACGCGACTCTGGCGCTCCTTGTCGTTGCGAGTATTGCTCTCCGCCTGTGGTTCATCAGCGTCAACCCGCTCGATCCGCGTTACTCCAATGCCGACGATGGCGATTACTACCGTCGCGCGCTCCGATTCGCCGTGACGGGTGCATATGTTGATGATGCCTGGCTCATCCGCCCGCCGCTGCATGTCTTCTTTTTTGCGTTCTGGCTACGGGTGGCGTTGATCCTGGGCGTTCCGCAACTCGGACTGTTGTTCATTCAACTGGCGCAGACGGCGCTGGCGGCGGTTATGACGCTCATTGGGTTCGGGCTGGCGCGACGGTTGTTTGCCAGTATGCGTGCAGGATTGTTGTTTGCCGGCTTTCTGGCGCTCTGGTATCCGCTGATCGAACAGACGACCGTGCTGTTCAGCGAACATCTGTATCTGTTTTTCTTCCTGCTTCACCTGTGGTTGCTGGTGCGCTACGACCAGGAGGAGCGACTGCGTGATCTGGCGCTGGCGGGCGCTGCGCTCGGCGCTGCGGCGCTGACACGCTCACCGGCGCTGTACGCCGTCGTGTTCGTGGTGGGATGGCTGGTCGTCCGCGCGGCGACGTCCGGCGCGGCGTCGCGCTGGCAGGCGACGAAAGGGGCGCTGAAACCGGCGCTGCTCGTCGTGGCGGCGTGTCTGGCGATAGTTGCACCGTGGACGGCGCGCAACTACCTGACCTACGGACATCTGATCCCGGTCGATACGCTGGGGCAGATCAATCTGTGGCTCGATCTGGATGATATGGCGCGCCGGAATGCGAATATCGATACGCTGCAACTTCTGCCGCAGTCGGAGCGCCACATCTACGCTCTCGAACGCGCGCGCGAAATCCTGGCTGCGGATCCGCTGCGTCCGTTTCGCTCGATGTGGGACACCTTCCGTCACATCTGGAAAGCGCAGTTCATCGAGGATTACTTCGTCAAGCGAGGTTTTTTCACCCGACCGCTGCGTGAAACAGCGCCTCTTGGTCTAATCGGTGATCTCATGTGGCTGGCATGTACCGTTACCGGATTTGTCGGGCTGGCAGGGCGTGTGCGTGAGGGGATTCATTTCCGGCTCTTTTTCCTGGCATGGATCGGCTATTCGTTGCTGACCGTGCTCATCTTCCATGTCGAACCACGGTATCTGTTGCCGCTGTGGATGATGATTGCTCTGTACGGCGCCGGCATGCTCGGGGCGCCGTGGAATAGGGTGCGATGGACGCCGCACCTTGCAGTGCAGGTCGTTGTGGTTGCAGCATTCTTCTGGTTGCTGCTGACCTACCGCGATTACCCGGCGATTATCGCCAGCGGCATCGCGCGCGAACGTGCCATGATCACCGGCATGTCCGCCTACCGGTCGGGTGACTATAGCGCTGCCGAACGCGCATTTCGCGTTGCGCTCACCGCTCAGCCAAACTTTGTCGATGCTCAGGTGCATCTGGCGCTGGCGCTGAAGGCACAGGGGCGTTATGAAGAGGCGCTGGCCAGCTTGCAGCGTAAAAGTTCACGGCGTGCTGAACTGGTTTTCGGCGTGCTGTTGCGCGAAATCGGTATTCCGATGCAGGCGGCGCCCATCCTGACCTATATCGAAATGACGGCAGGAGAGGCTATTCAGCAGTGGGCGCTGGAGTGGCTCCGTCCGCCGCCGGTGGATATCCTGGTAGTCGGAAATGGTCTCGACATAGGATACCTTGCCGGTTTCTCCCCTGCCGAGCAGGGCGCAATCGGCGGTTTTCGCTGGCTCGAAGGGCAGGGGGTTCTCGTTCTGCCGCTGGCGGAACCGCTGCGTGACGACGCGGTTCTGCTTCTCTCAATGACCGGCGGCGAAGCGGAGGCGACAACGCCGCTGACCGTGCGCATCGGAGATGGCGCCGCCTGGAGTGTACCGGTGGTGCGCGGGGAGTGGCGTCGGTATCATCTGCTCGTGCCATCGGAGCACGTGACGGATCAACGGATTGTGATCGAACTGAGCGCGCCGACCTTCGTTCCGGCGCGGCTCGATCCGGCGAGCAACGATGCGCGCGCGCTGAGTCTGCGACTCTCACGGGTGCAGGTGCGCTAA
- a CDS encoding glycosyltransferase family 39 protein — protein MQSLAALMWAVRAIAASLAGMALVMILCQIPVTHHIDVGRFDAAYVRGFYDPERLDLPQARAYLHGSDGSARWTRAESYLLLPQAGLPAEVTIRLRGWRAGGTLPDFAILVDGHEMYAGATTGEWQEVRIPLRRVSLKPEDVLITVRSDVAPISAGDPRLAGVLVDTVVYRTAQPPLQPYPAQMAWGALAGGLLFLALTGVRGGGTVRWLRFVAPLRAWLVGMLLIGVLYLFFYRLQLAYPYPLRGLLPGVCALLGAIVTLRYSPALAARLPVLPDVLAVSGIAVWTMAVLLAAQDHVTLSVPGVEKDFRVFATRAVDLALVLRADGFYNLGYPFLIWLFAPLTAGNPFLAARLIAALAGMLMLGATWWLARCLLGRGPALAALVVLGLNPFVVQYALYVGSDMPFAALCTLALALLASHRIRGSLWLAALAGGVAGCAFLVRHPGILLLPFGVFALLWMRREAREARGKPSTFHALVFAFAFSIAAAPQVVVNLRDTGHPLYNQQAKNVWLAVYGDSDWGRWNEVSNDVSLTDVILEDPGRFVGAWWTHLRAFIGSGAETADDAGRASQLRLLAFPANWLAVIGLAGWLVILVYHGRKALFRSHGVEEFPPALPLFAIPLLIWVTLHTLALAVGLPLQRFFLPLAPVYAVAAAWTLLITVRALARQRALTPVRLQIGVILILLLVLQSGFALGVRDVIDRQPADEVAAVRLVQQTLPPEESLRVVLAPGDPVGKYSAIAHRVAPPDRATRYLLHSAEAGAIPDGAVIAIAGKYALVQVRP, from the coding sequence ATGCAATCATTGGCTGCCCTGATGTGGGCAGTGCGCGCGATTGCGGCATCGCTGGCGGGCATGGCGCTGGTGATGATCCTTTGCCAGATACCGGTTACACATCATATCGATGTTGGACGGTTCGATGCTGCGTATGTGCGTGGATTTTATGATCCGGAGCGTCTCGATCTGCCGCAGGCGCGCGCCTACCTGCATGGCTCTGACGGCAGTGCACGCTGGACACGCGCCGAGTCCTATCTGTTGTTGCCGCAGGCGGGTCTTCCTGCGGAGGTGACGATCCGTTTGCGCGGGTGGCGCGCTGGTGGTACGCTGCCAGACTTCGCTATTCTGGTCGATGGGCATGAGATGTACGCTGGCGCAACCACCGGTGAGTGGCAGGAGGTTCGGATCCCACTCCGCCGTGTGTCGCTGAAGCCGGAAGATGTGCTGATTACCGTTCGGTCGGATGTGGCGCCGATAAGCGCTGGCGATCCGCGCCTGGCTGGCGTACTTGTTGATACAGTAGTCTATCGCACTGCTCAACCTCCGTTGCAGCCGTACCCGGCGCAGATGGCGTGGGGGGCGCTTGCCGGGGGATTGCTCTTTCTGGCGCTGACGGGGGTGCGTGGCGGTGGAACGGTTCGATGGCTGCGCTTCGTTGCCCCGTTGCGCGCCTGGCTTGTCGGTATGCTCCTGATCGGGGTGCTGTATCTGTTCTTCTATCGGTTGCAACTGGCGTATCCCTATCCACTGCGCGGCTTGCTGCCTGGAGTCTGCGCTCTGCTTGGCGCAATTGTGACATTGCGGTACAGTCCGGCGCTTGCCGCGCGCCTGCCCGTGCTGCCGGATGTTCTGGCAGTGAGTGGCATTGCCGTGTGGACGATGGCAGTCCTGCTGGCGGCGCAGGATCACGTCACCCTGTCGGTTCCAGGGGTCGAGAAAGATTTTCGCGTCTTTGCGACGCGCGCCGTCGATCTGGCGCTGGTTCTGCGTGCCGATGGCTTCTACAACCTGGGGTACCCGTTTCTGATCTGGCTGTTCGCGCCGCTGACCGCTGGGAATCCGTTTCTCGCGGCGCGGTTGATCGCTGCGCTCGCGGGGATGCTTATGCTCGGCGCAACGTGGTGGCTGGCGCGTTGTCTGCTGGGGCGCGGTCCGGCGCTGGCTGCGCTCGTGGTGCTGGGGCTGAACCCGTTTGTGGTGCAATATGCGCTGTATGTCGGCAGCGATATGCCCTTCGCCGCACTCTGCACGCTGGCGCTGGCGCTACTGGCGAGTCACCGGATACGGGGGAGTCTCTGGCTGGCTGCGCTCGCCGGGGGTGTTGCCGGTTGCGCGTTTCTGGTGCGACACCCCGGCATTCTGCTGCTGCCCTTCGGCGTGTTCGCCTTGCTGTGGATGCGGCGCGAGGCGCGAGAGGCGAGAGGCAAACCTTCAACCTTCCACGCCCTTGTTTTTGCTTTCGCCTTTTCGATTGCTGCCGCGCCGCAGGTGGTCGTCAACCTGCGCGACACAGGTCACCCGCTCTACAATCAGCAGGCGAAGAATGTCTGGCTGGCGGTCTACGGCGACAGTGACTGGGGGCGCTGGAATGAGGTGAGCAATGATGTATCGCTCACCGACGTCATCCTGGAGGATCCTGGTCGCTTTGTCGGCGCGTGGTGGACGCATCTGCGCGCATTCATCGGCAGCGGCGCCGAGACCGCCGATGACGCTGGTCGGGCGTCACAGTTGCGCCTGCTGGCGTTCCCGGCGAACTGGCTGGCGGTGATCGGACTCGCCGGCTGGCTGGTAATACTCGTCTATCATGGGAGGAAGGCGCTCTTCCGGTCACACGGCGTTGAGGAATTTCCGCCAGCGTTGCCACTGTTCGCCATTCCACTCCTCATATGGGTGACGCTGCACACCCTTGCGCTGGCCGTTGGTCTGCCGTTGCAGCGTTTCTTCCTGCCGCTCGCGCCGGTCTATGCGGTTGCCGCAGCCTGGACGCTGCTCATAACCGTCCGTGCGCTGGCGCGTCAGCGGGCGCTGACCCCAGTGCGGCTTCAGATCGGCGTGATTCTGATCCTGTTGCTGGTCTTGCAGTCCGGCTTCGCTCTCGGTGTGCGCGACGTGATCGACCGGCAACCCGCCGATGAGGTGGCAGCGGTGCGACTGGTGCAACAAACGTTGCCGCCGGAAGAGTCGTTGCGTGTTGTGCTGGCGCCGGGCGATCCGGTCGGAAAGTACTCTGCGATTGCCCATCGCGTTGCGCCGCCGGATCGGGCGACGCGCTATCTGCTGCACAGCGCCGAAGCCGGAGCGATCCCTGATGGTGCGGTGATAGCAATTGCCGGTAAATATGCCCTCGTACAGGTCAGACCATGA
- a CDS encoding CHAT domain-containing protein, translating to MKSYVDFEIALTPAESGRFFLKARGPRGEEGDGELLLPDADPQIQALLTRLRLLDVDEATLVQLGRALFDALFNGAVRDVYVRCRGALASDEGLRLRLNIPPSAVSAALLPWEFLYDPDRGPLSLLDAPVVRHLPQPDRIPPLTAPLPLRVLLTAAQTPPPTAVERELTAVQSALERFGDQVATTVEPHLTATILQNRLREGYHIWHFVGHGGFTSDGATACLLFEDDLGDPEPVSALQLGIMLDRSNLRLVVLDACSTGQLATDPMRSIAPALIRAQIPAVVAMQFQVPEEATCAFARAFYHALADAFPIDFCVTEGRRAVMNITGLGRADWGIPVIYTRTEDGRLFNPPTAPPPSSVAAVTARSVGTGMQALEHLIQAGSDVREAVIAFRADLHAVARQIDMLADYKDVHDQLHSLQFHCYNPIVIDMRRLPDDDLAWESIANYDVTLQSIVRDLDQIVRRGRLPASELSWVNDVQSAQVDIAGSIDAGDLKLLKKAVRLLNRALTTQPSLINARLSTTARTLRLASLVEGMTAVRDRLASTGYDAARVSQIELGVTALATLSASLASLVDDHDRWQIIDLELRRIEQFIDQDITELELSWPEVHQRVAPFYLENAEPWGAALKNDADKLTSALEAADPTRVRQFFRRFRRQAGERFFRVDIELKRVCDELRLIGESLTSVLKVLTV from the coding sequence ATGAAATCATATGTTGACTTCGAAATTGCCCTTACTCCGGCGGAAAGTGGTCGTTTCTTCCTGAAAGCGCGCGGTCCGCGCGGCGAGGAAGGCGACGGCGAATTACTGCTGCCCGACGCCGATCCGCAGATCCAGGCGTTATTGACACGTTTGCGTCTGCTGGATGTCGATGAGGCGACGCTCGTGCAGTTGGGGCGTGCGCTGTTCGACGCGCTCTTCAACGGGGCAGTGCGTGATGTCTATGTGCGCTGCCGCGGTGCACTCGCCAGCGATGAAGGGCTGCGTCTGCGGCTCAATATCCCTCCTTCGGCTGTATCAGCAGCGCTCCTCCCATGGGAATTCCTCTACGACCCGGATCGCGGACCGTTGAGTCTGCTTGATGCGCCGGTCGTGCGTCATCTGCCGCAACCGGATCGCATCCCGCCACTGACGGCGCCATTGCCGCTGCGTGTGTTGCTGACCGCCGCGCAGACGCCGCCGCCGACTGCGGTCGAACGTGAATTGACGGCAGTCCAGTCGGCGCTCGAACGCTTCGGCGATCAGGTGGCAACAACAGTCGAACCGCATTTGACTGCGACCATTTTGCAGAACCGTTTGCGCGAAGGGTACCATATCTGGCATTTCGTCGGTCATGGCGGCTTTACATCCGACGGCGCCACTGCGTGTCTGCTGTTCGAGGACGACCTCGGCGATCCGGAACCGGTCAGCGCGCTGCAACTCGGCATTATGCTCGATCGCAGCAACCTGCGGTTGGTCGTGCTGGACGCCTGCTCAACCGGGCAACTGGCAACCGACCCGATGCGCAGTATTGCCCCAGCCCTGATACGCGCCCAGATTCCGGCGGTCGTCGCCATGCAATTTCAGGTCCCGGAAGAAGCCACCTGCGCATTTGCCAGAGCATTCTACCACGCGCTGGCGGACGCTTTCCCGATCGATTTTTGCGTTACCGAAGGGCGGCGTGCGGTGATGAACATCACCGGTCTTGGGCGCGCCGACTGGGGTATTCCGGTGATCTATACCCGCACTGAAGATGGGCGTCTGTTCAACCCGCCCACTGCGCCGCCACCATCTTCGGTGGCGGCGGTAACGGCTCGTTCCGTCGGAACCGGCATGCAGGCGCTGGAGCATCTCATTCAGGCTGGCAGCGATGTGCGCGAAGCGGTGATCGCGTTTCGCGCCGATCTCCATGCGGTCGCGCGCCAGATCGACATGCTGGCGGATTACAAAGATGTGCACGATCAACTCCATTCGCTTCAGTTCCACTGCTATAACCCGATTGTCATCGATATGCGTCGTCTGCCCGACGACGACCTGGCATGGGAGAGCATCGCCAATTACGATGTGACCCTGCAAAGCATCGTGCGCGACCTGGATCAGATCGTCAGGCGCGGCAGATTGCCGGCAAGCGAATTATCGTGGGTGAACGACGTGCAAAGCGCACAGGTGGACATTGCTGGATCAATCGATGCTGGCGATCTGAAACTGTTGAAAAAGGCGGTTCGTCTGCTCAACCGGGCGCTGACTACTCAACCATCACTGATCAATGCCCGACTCAGCACCACAGCGCGTACCCTGCGACTTGCTTCGCTCGTCGAGGGTATGACTGCGGTGCGCGACCGGCTCGCCAGCACGGGGTACGACGCCGCCAGAGTCAGCCAGATTGAACTTGGCGTTACGGCGCTTGCCACGCTCAGCGCCAGCCTGGCCAGTCTGGTCGATGATCATGATCGCTGGCAGATCATCGACCTCGAACTGCGGCGCATCGAGCAGTTCATCGATCAGGACATCACCGAACTGGAACTCTCGTGGCCCGAGGTTCACCAGCGAGTGGCGCCATTCTACCTGGAGAACGCTGAGCCATGGGGCGCTGCATTGAAGAACGACGCTGACAAACTGACCAGCGCGCTGGAAGCAGCCGATCCGACGCGCGTGCGGCAGTTCTTTCGCCGTTTTCGCCGGCAGGCGGGTGAACGCTTTTTCCGCGTCGATATTGAACTTAAGCGCGTGTGTGACGAATTACGACTGATCGGCGAGTCGCTGACGTCTGTCCTTAAGGTACTGACTGTATGA
- a CDS encoding nSTAND1 domain-containing NTPase, giving the protein MSMTDHPPPEPSRDHEVLAFPSFAALRAAHAEMLRRLHEEGLTTALLSRAAEMIARGSATGVILDDEDERTAAQSLLDYWATILIRKGYEPPDATLDEFDPSLAPELDDSQCPYVGLDPFREEDAARFFGRRRLVEFLVARLTEHRMLALVGPSGSGKSSVVRAGLIPALKQNAIPGSSAWRYIPIITPGEQPLFHLAHAWRRLNGQPDDQAQSEELAERFRDPQQVVAAFDGTEAVVLVVDQMEELFTLTDDESERRAFVAAMVALVEHPSPRHTVITTLRSDFESFIALEPALQQWMEQARVQLLPLSAGEMREAIERPAELVGLKFEPGVVEALLHDTLGEPAALPLLQFSLLKLWDARDRNRVTWQAYQQIGGGRQALARSADALYNSLIPEDQVTARRILLRMVRPGEGLEITSNRIRRDQLYRAGEARDRVDRVLERLVAARLVRLTPGDTPGSAQVEIAHEALVRNWPTLVGWLEDERAAIATRRRLEAKAAEWVRLGGGAAGLLDEVQLAEAERWLNSAEAAYLGFDEALLDLVIASRTAIDQARHAQEDQRRRELEQAQALAEARRLQAEQNEKLAIEQGKRAEAEARSARRLRLIVATLTVALIGAIMSGILLLQQQSQIQERTFELATQVSISDQAAATARIAAANAQAAAATSQAAESLALLRGTQAALAAAQESQARQTAEALVPALERQARQARAGQLAALAQAKRDERPILSLLLAIEAVHITLQKGEAPVPVADAALRDSLTRIGGIGLLIGEPVVAAATSDDGRVAVAMTANGTLSIWNLTDPGLPPRVVNTPGSPTLLVLSRDGARLATTGADPTSVRLWDLSGTMPVARELAAPGGINTALAISDNGRQLAIGDDQGVVLVYDLTNPSATPQRLSGLGGRSAVRSLAFSPDGQLLATGNADSQARLYNLASGSGSYTRERTRGALTSITFSNNGRWIVYGSADGQVRLWRLSGAQFDSAYVLLGLTAEVTDVRIAPGDRLIIAGSADGTTCIWDLEARSDNRARVVLRGQTARITGLALNGNASRLATAGADGRIALWNLTAADPGVNPLIMRGHDGPVNDVAIPARTSLMLTVGADGMARVWNLDAPLYALKTLPQESVELLEVACRAAGRTLSESEWSEYVEGLPYNPFCK; this is encoded by the coding sequence ATGAGTATGACCGATCATCCGCCGCCAGAACCGTCGCGCGACCACGAAGTGCTGGCATTTCCTTCATTTGCAGCGCTGCGTGCAGCGCACGCCGAGATGCTGCGTCGCCTCCACGAAGAGGGATTGACGACTGCACTGCTGAGTCGGGCGGCTGAGATGATTGCGCGCGGCAGCGCCACCGGCGTGATCCTCGACGATGAAGACGAACGCACCGCTGCGCAGAGTTTGCTCGATTATTGGGCGACAATCCTTATCCGTAAGGGATATGAGCCTCCCGACGCCACTCTCGATGAGTTCGATCCTTCCCTCGCGCCGGAATTGGACGACTCACAATGCCCTTACGTCGGGCTGGATCCATTCCGTGAAGAGGATGCAGCGCGCTTCTTCGGCAGACGCCGCCTGGTCGAGTTCCTCGTCGCTCGCCTGACCGAACACCGCATGCTGGCGCTGGTCGGTCCTTCTGGTTCCGGCAAATCATCCGTCGTGCGCGCCGGTCTCATTCCGGCGCTGAAGCAGAATGCTATTCCTGGCAGCAGCGCCTGGCGATACATACCCATCATTACGCCTGGCGAACAACCCCTGTTCCACCTGGCGCATGCGTGGCGCCGGTTGAATGGTCAACCCGACGACCAGGCGCAGAGTGAAGAACTTGCGGAACGGTTCCGCGATCCGCAGCAGGTGGTCGCTGCATTCGACGGGACTGAGGCGGTAGTGCTGGTGGTCGATCAAATGGAGGAATTGTTCACCCTCACCGACGACGAATCGGAGCGTCGCGCATTCGTGGCGGCGATGGTGGCGCTGGTCGAGCACCCATCACCCCGGCATACGGTCATCACGACGCTGCGCAGCGACTTCGAGAGTTTTATTGCGCTCGAACCGGCGTTGCAACAGTGGATGGAACAGGCGCGCGTTCAGTTGCTGCCGCTCAGCGCCGGTGAAATGCGTGAAGCGATCGAACGCCCGGCGGAACTGGTCGGTCTCAAGTTCGAACCGGGCGTCGTCGAAGCGCTCCTGCACGATACGCTCGGCGAACCGGCAGCGTTGCCGCTGCTCCAATTTTCGTTGCTCAAACTGTGGGACGCGCGCGACCGCAATCGGGTGACCTGGCAGGCGTACCAGCAGATCGGCGGCGGGCGACAGGCGCTGGCGCGCAGCGCCGATGCGCTCTACAACAGCCTGATCCCGGAAGATCAGGTGACGGCGCGCCGCATTCTGCTCCGCATGGTGCGTCCAGGCGAGGGGTTGGAGATCACCAGCAATCGCATTCGACGCGATCAACTCTATCGCGCAGGCGAGGCGCGTGATCGTGTTGATCGGGTGCTTGAACGCCTGGTTGCTGCACGCCTGGTGCGGCTTACCCCCGGCGATACTCCCGGCAGCGCACAGGTGGAAATCGCCCATGAAGCGCTTGTGCGCAACTGGCCCACGCTGGTTGGCTGGCTCGAAGACGAACGCGCGGCCATCGCAACACGTCGGCGCCTGGAAGCAAAAGCGGCGGAATGGGTACGGCTTGGCGGCGGCGCAGCGGGTCTGCTTGACGAGGTGCAACTGGCAGAAGCCGAACGCTGGTTGAACAGCGCCGAGGCTGCCTACCTGGGATTCGACGAAGCGCTGCTCGATCTGGTGATCGCCAGCCGCACAGCCATCGATCAGGCGCGCCACGCACAGGAGGATCAGCGTCGTCGCGAACTCGAACAGGCGCAGGCGCTGGCGGAGGCGCGTCGCCTTCAGGCAGAACAGAACGAAAAACTGGCAATCGAGCAGGGAAAGCGCGCCGAAGCCGAGGCGCGCTCGGCGCGTCGGCTGCGTCTGATTGTGGCGACGCTGACAGTCGCCCTGATCGGCGCGATCATGTCGGGCATTCTGCTCCTTCAGCAGCAATCACAGATCCAGGAACGCACCTTTGAACTGGCGACGCAGGTAAGTATTTCCGACCAGGCGGCTGCAACCGCTCGAATTGCAGCGGCGAACGCGCAGGCAGCCGCTGCAACCTCGCAGGCTGCCGAAAGCCTGGCGCTGTTGCGTGGCACCCAGGCGGCGCTGGCAGCAGCGCAGGAATCTCAGGCGCGCCAGACTGCCGAGGCGCTGGTTCCGGCGCTCGAACGGCAGGCACGCCAGGCGCGCGCCGGTCAACTCGCGGCACTGGCGCAGGCGAAACGCGACGAACGACCGATCCTTAGCCTCCTCCTGGCGATTGAGGCGGTGCATATCACCCTTCAGAAAGGCGAAGCGCCGGTTCCGGTGGCTGACGCAGCGTTGCGCGACTCACTCACGCGCATCGGCGGCATCGGGCTATTGATCGGTGAGCCGGTGGTCGCTGCGGCAACCAGCGACGACGGCAGGGTTGCTGTAGCAATGACCGCAAATGGAACCCTCAGCATCTGGAATCTGACCGATCCTGGCTTGCCGCCACGGGTCGTCAACACGCCCGGATCACCAACGCTGCTCGTCCTCTCACGCGATGGCGCGCGCCTGGCAACCACTGGCGCCGATCCGACGAGCGTCCGTCTGTGGGATCTTTCGGGAACAATGCCGGTCGCACGCGAACTGGCTGCGCCAGGCGGCATCAATACTGCGCTCGCCATCAGCGACAATGGTCGTCAACTGGCGATTGGCGATGATCAGGGCGTTGTCCTTGTGTACGACCTGACCAACCCGTCAGCGACGCCGCAGCGCCTCAGCGGTCTCGGCGGGCGCAGCGCCGTTCGCTCGCTGGCATTCAGCCCCGATGGTCAACTGCTGGCAACCGGCAACGCGGATAGTCAGGCGCGGTTGTACAATCTGGCGTCCGGCTCTGGATCGTACACGCGCGAACGCACACGCGGCGCACTGACCTCGATCACCTTCAGTAACAACGGTCGCTGGATTGTCTATGGCAGCGCCGATGGACAGGTGCGCCTCTGGCGCTTAAGCGGAGCACAGTTTGACTCAGCCTATGTCCTGCTCGGATTGACAGCCGAAGTGACCGACGTGCGCATTGCCCCCGGCGACAGGCTCATCATTGCGGGCAGCGCCGATGGGACGACATGTATCTGGGATCTTGAAGCGCGGAGCGACAACCGCGCCCGTGTGGTGCTGCGCGGTCAAACTGCCAGGATCACCGGACTGGCATTGAACGGCAACGCCAGTCGCCTGGCAACCGCTGGCGCCGATGGGCGGATTGCGCTGTGGAACCTGACCGCAGCCGATCCTGGTGTGAACCCGCTGATCATGCGCGGTCATGATGGCCCGGTGAACGATGTGGCGATACCGGCGCGCACCTCCCTGATGTTGACGGTCGGCGCCGACGGCATGGCGCGTGTCTGGAATCTCGATGCGCCGCTGTATGCGCTGAAAACACTGCCGCAAGAGAGCGTTGAACTGCTGGAAGTCGCCTGCCGCGCTGCCGGGCGAACACTGTCGGAATCCGAATGGAGCGAATACGTCGAAGGGCTGCCGTACAACCCGTTCTGCAAGTAA